Proteins encoded within one genomic window of Kibdelosporangium phytohabitans:
- a CDS encoding cyclase family protein, translating to MNIDLLRASLSRRGVLKAGAAGTVLTALPSEAHAVGPDDAPFDYTNPATLSDWAPSRYGPRDQRGTLNEVTPAKTARVLRQTLDDNRPVKTYNLGTLMWSGFPTIQPYQPERRHELKLLLGGYPPPPGFGGHVAFEEPFGVNKLSVHEERFEPYCTFQIGSQLDGLNHIGAAGLFYNGFRGPDIARDHGTAMLGGEHTGPIVTKGILLDIVGVKVATGQQDALGAPAANGQPVLKDNYRITVEDIKQAMEFGRIDRIDPGDAVLLRTGWNNLLARRDPAELARWGGSGGMPGIYLREARYLAKFRPVLIGSDTWTLEVLGNPVNNDGTIIPVHQELLMRHGIRIAESYALDELAADRVRQFVFIVTPQYVEGATCGNSPPAALAQP from the coding sequence GTGAACATCGATCTGTTGCGAGCCAGCCTGTCCCGCCGGGGCGTGCTGAAGGCCGGTGCGGCGGGCACAGTGCTCACCGCGTTGCCGTCCGAAGCCCACGCCGTTGGCCCCGATGACGCGCCGTTCGACTACACCAACCCGGCCACCCTGAGCGATTGGGCGCCCAGCAGGTACGGGCCGCGCGACCAACGAGGCACGCTCAACGAGGTGACACCGGCGAAGACCGCCCGTGTCCTGCGGCAGACACTGGACGACAACCGCCCGGTGAAGACGTACAACCTCGGCACACTGATGTGGAGCGGGTTCCCGACGATCCAGCCCTACCAGCCGGAACGGCGGCACGAGCTGAAGCTGCTGCTCGGCGGCTATCCCCCGCCACCCGGTTTCGGCGGCCACGTCGCGTTCGAGGAACCGTTCGGGGTCAACAAGCTCAGTGTGCACGAGGAACGGTTCGAGCCGTACTGCACCTTCCAAATCGGATCCCAATTGGACGGACTGAACCACATCGGCGCGGCCGGGCTGTTCTACAACGGGTTCCGGGGCCCGGACATCGCCCGCGACCACGGCACCGCGATGCTCGGCGGCGAGCACACGGGCCCGATCGTCACCAAGGGAATCCTGCTGGACATCGTCGGCGTGAAGGTGGCGACGGGCCAGCAGGACGCGCTGGGGGCGCCCGCGGCCAACGGGCAGCCGGTGCTCAAGGACAACTACCGGATCACCGTCGAGGACATCAAGCAGGCCATGGAGTTCGGCCGGATCGACCGGATCGACCCCGGTGACGCCGTGCTGCTGCGCACCGGTTGGAACAACCTGCTCGCCCGGCGCGATCCAGCCGAGCTCGCGCGGTGGGGCGGATCCGGCGGCATGCCGGGCATCTACCTGCGTGAAGCCCGGTACCTGGCGAAGTTCCGGCCGGTGCTGATCGGCAGCGACACGTGGACCCTCGAGGTGCTGGGCAATCCCGTGAACAACGACGGCACGATCATTCCCGTGCACCAGGAACTGCTGATGCGCCACGGGATTCGCATCGCGGAGTCCTACGCGCTCGACGAACTGGCGGCCGATCGGGTGCGCCAGTTCGTGTTCATCGTGACGCCCCAGTACGTCGAAGGCGCCACGTGCGGCAACTCCCCACCGGCCGCGTTGGCTCAGCCCTGA
- a CDS encoding RHS repeat-associated core domain-containing protein, whose product MRPRHAIRAGLAVALGASLLAVPAAPVVAAERPPGDPAPLSRAAKVAGVNAQAKPIPVDPVWEGRQKGTPAVTWPAAGTADVPLGTVGTQSVRAGGLPVRLKAPAPGADGTAPAQVSVELFDRARADAAGVTGSVLTLRRSDGVNAPGPVEVELDYSGFRAAFGGDWGSRLRIVSLPECAVTTPEKSECQKQTPLKTGNSFATSTASARVVTSQHTGVYALSAAPEGSTGDYKATSLSPSATWQTALQSGSFSVAQDFAVPSVPGGLVPKVGLSYSSGSVDGRTVATNNQPSWVGEGWNLWSGYVSWGLSSCVDQGVQESGDLCWTDNQASIVFNGKASPLVYDSGQRKWRLKDDDGSRVDLWNGANNGDHGGDYWRVTTTDGTQYFFGRHADTQSAWTVPMFGNNDNEPCKKATFAESWCQQAWRWNLDYVVDRAGNTIKYFYTKETNAYGINLAKGKADYTRGGVLDRIEYGGKDGQSTGYAEVRFDNAQRCQEGSDCARKESFPDVPFDRECTGATCPEKYSPTFWTTKRLAKVSTFLAGQLLDTWTLEHGFPANGDGTAAGLWLQQVTHTGHRGGTALSSPPTKYHGTPEPNRINTAQDGLPPMLKHRIHTIYNESGGKTEVNWKPHDCEADTKPAPENNTKRCFPQRWAPPGAAATDDWFRKYVVGEVLTDDRVGGSLPGKTTYEYGGGGAWHYDDNPLVKADYRSWTQWRGYAEVKVRTGNTASQPDVKQTEMQTRYYRGMHGDRLNKDGGSRPATVEDSAGVKREDSDGLQGFKLEERTLNGVDGPEISGSLNEPVRKQTGAQGSSVAYSIRVAKTLGRTTITGGPPRKTEVVNTYDDDGFLKETKDLGDVATAEDDRCTTTTYARNRDTWVLDLPSQSTTVGVACGVAAVFPRDSISDVRTYYDGREWNTAPAAGYATKVERVRDYQADGKPVYLVDSETSYDASGRVLTSQDALKRKTTTTYEPQSGVPAAVTVTNPKGHKTVTEYEVNGVVKATKDVNGRKTELAYDPQGRLTGVWRPGRVKGTDGPHIRYGYQLRNDGTSWVSAEELKANQNYQTGYILYDGFMRARQTQSPAWLEPGTPPGRVVTDTIHDSRGVVVKQNAKYYAEGAAGGTLLTSPAGDAAIPSQTRLTYDGAARVVRSEQFTKNQPASAAWFTTTEYRGDMTVVTPAKGGTKTATLVDARGRQTEVRQLSAGIDVTTTKYTYSKAGQLDKITDTSGNDWTYGHDVLGRTVTRSDPDKGASVLTYDDAGQLKTRTDARQKVITYDYDELGRTTATWDGNTKLTELTYDPAGALGQVATSTRFTGGVPYKSEIVGYDDGYRPTEEVITVPASEAGLAGTYRTVAEYNPNGTLKKIVTPKLGADLGGEEVKYGYDEFGLLSSVTGSETYVGYTRYTEFGEPEMIRRGKVNAETWTRWDYGVVTRRVAQLAVDRRASTTYDSDMRYTYDESGNITKLTTAMPGQTFDAQCFGYDYLRRMTQSWSTATDCGGVGQNVGGPAPYWTSYTYDAVGNRATETEHGLGGNRDTVRKSSYPAAKQARPHAPLTVTVDGPQGTKTEAFGYTETGTVKSRPGPQGVQQSMNWDTEDRLASTSAGTGYVYGLDGSRLISRDDKGSTLYLPTGEVRWDKTANKASGTRYYPHNGNVVGMRTAVGVTWLSQDTNGTDVVAVTGTTVTTRRLDPFGELRGAPVAWPSTRGFVGGVTEAATGLTSLGVRAYDPAGGKFVAVDPVLKSSDPDHLNGYSYAKNSPITLSDPDGRIPRSCPDGECKFGPYQPGKGPASTFDGDDGDWGPAKLTTRGNPWPTHKPLVSVVPKGQPRPMQSCVFDKCRVMKPWEVRPTECANVSVTQPECSKALSKQAGEKKAWENEQHAKWVEANKPKNALTVSICGAIWGQVVGMVGGEACLNFDQYGIGVSAARKGGAGASIGGGLDLGIKVSQGHIEDLGGTGTWAGVPIGPVGVEISESDDKGPMAVGVSGGLSAGIGAPSFGREAATSTRLHGYNPYAEER is encoded by the coding sequence ATGAGACCCAGACATGCCATCCGAGCGGGCCTCGCGGTCGCGCTCGGGGCATCGCTGCTGGCCGTTCCGGCCGCCCCGGTGGTGGCGGCCGAACGGCCACCGGGGGATCCGGCGCCGCTCAGCCGCGCCGCGAAAGTGGCGGGAGTCAACGCGCAGGCCAAGCCGATACCGGTGGATCCGGTGTGGGAGGGACGCCAGAAGGGCACGCCTGCCGTGACGTGGCCCGCCGCGGGAACGGCCGATGTGCCATTGGGGACGGTCGGGACCCAATCAGTCCGTGCGGGCGGGCTGCCCGTGCGGCTCAAGGCACCGGCGCCCGGCGCCGACGGCACGGCACCCGCGCAGGTCTCCGTCGAACTGTTCGACCGCGCGAGAGCAGACGCGGCTGGGGTGACCGGCAGTGTGTTGACCTTGCGCAGGTCCGACGGTGTCAACGCGCCGGGGCCGGTGGAGGTCGAGCTGGACTACTCGGGGTTTCGTGCCGCGTTCGGCGGGGACTGGGGCTCCCGGCTGCGGATCGTGTCGTTGCCGGAGTGCGCCGTGACGACGCCGGAGAAGTCCGAGTGCCAGAAGCAGACACCGCTCAAGACCGGCAACTCGTTCGCCACCAGCACGGCTTCGGCCAGGGTGGTGACCTCGCAGCACACCGGGGTGTACGCGCTGTCAGCCGCGCCCGAGGGTTCGACCGGCGACTACAAGGCGACCTCGTTGTCACCGTCGGCGACCTGGCAGACCGCTTTGCAGAGCGGCAGTTTCTCGGTGGCGCAGGACTTCGCCGTTCCGTCGGTTCCCGGCGGTCTGGTGCCGAAGGTCGGACTGTCCTATTCCTCCGGCAGTGTCGACGGTCGTACTGTCGCGACGAACAACCAGCCGTCCTGGGTGGGTGAGGGCTGGAACCTGTGGTCCGGGTACGTGTCATGGGGGCTGAGCTCCTGTGTGGACCAGGGCGTCCAGGAGTCCGGCGACCTGTGCTGGACCGACAACCAGGCGTCCATCGTGTTCAACGGCAAGGCGTCCCCGCTCGTGTACGACTCGGGCCAGAGGAAGTGGCGGCTCAAGGACGACGACGGGTCCAGAGTGGATCTCTGGAACGGCGCGAACAACGGTGACCACGGCGGCGACTACTGGCGCGTCACCACGACTGACGGCACGCAGTACTTCTTCGGAAGGCACGCCGACACCCAGTCGGCGTGGACCGTGCCGATGTTCGGCAACAACGACAACGAGCCGTGCAAGAAGGCGACGTTCGCCGAATCGTGGTGCCAGCAGGCGTGGCGCTGGAACCTCGACTACGTGGTCGACCGCGCGGGCAACACCATCAAGTACTTCTACACCAAGGAGACCAACGCCTACGGCATCAACCTCGCCAAGGGCAAGGCGGACTACACCCGCGGCGGCGTTCTCGACCGGATCGAGTACGGCGGCAAGGACGGCCAGAGCACGGGATACGCCGAGGTGCGGTTCGACAACGCCCAGCGTTGCCAGGAAGGCTCGGACTGCGCCAGGAAGGAGAGCTTCCCGGACGTCCCGTTCGACCGCGAGTGCACCGGCGCGACCTGCCCGGAGAAGTACTCGCCGACGTTCTGGACGACCAAGCGGCTGGCCAAGGTGAGCACATTCCTGGCCGGGCAGCTGCTCGACACGTGGACGCTGGAGCACGGCTTCCCCGCCAACGGGGACGGCACGGCTGCGGGGTTGTGGCTGCAGCAGGTCACACACACCGGTCACCGCGGGGGCACCGCGCTCAGCTCACCGCCCACGAAGTACCACGGCACACCGGAACCGAACCGGATCAACACCGCGCAGGACGGCCTGCCGCCGATGCTCAAACACCGGATCCACACCATCTACAACGAGTCCGGTGGCAAGACCGAGGTGAACTGGAAGCCGCACGACTGCGAGGCGGACACCAAGCCGGCACCGGAGAACAACACCAAACGGTGTTTCCCGCAGCGCTGGGCGCCGCCCGGTGCGGCGGCCACGGACGACTGGTTCCGCAAGTACGTCGTGGGTGAGGTGCTCACCGACGACCGGGTCGGCGGCAGCCTGCCCGGCAAGACCACCTACGAGTACGGCGGTGGCGGCGCGTGGCACTACGACGACAATCCTCTGGTCAAAGCGGACTACCGCTCGTGGACGCAGTGGCGTGGCTACGCGGAGGTGAAGGTACGCACCGGCAACACCGCCAGCCAGCCGGACGTCAAGCAGACCGAGATGCAGACGCGGTACTACCGCGGCATGCACGGAGACCGGTTGAACAAGGACGGCGGGTCGAGGCCGGCGACCGTGGAGGACTCGGCCGGGGTGAAACGGGAGGACTCCGACGGCCTGCAGGGCTTCAAGTTGGAGGAGCGCACGCTCAACGGCGTCGACGGCCCGGAGATCTCCGGCTCGCTCAACGAACCCGTGCGCAAGCAGACCGGTGCGCAGGGCAGCAGTGTCGCGTACTCGATCCGGGTCGCGAAGACACTGGGCCGCACCACGATCACCGGTGGCCCGCCGCGGAAGACCGAAGTCGTCAACACGTATGACGATGACGGTTTCCTGAAGGAGACGAAGGATCTCGGCGACGTCGCAACAGCCGAGGACGACCGGTGCACGACCACCACGTACGCGCGCAACCGGGACACGTGGGTCTTGGACCTGCCAAGCCAGTCGACCACGGTCGGTGTCGCATGTGGTGTGGCAGCGGTGTTCCCACGGGACTCGATCTCCGACGTCCGCACTTACTACGACGGTCGCGAATGGAACACCGCTCCGGCCGCCGGGTACGCGACCAAGGTGGAGCGAGTCCGGGACTACCAAGCGGACGGGAAGCCCGTCTACCTGGTCGACTCGGAGACGTCCTACGACGCTTCCGGTCGCGTGCTCACGTCACAGGACGCGTTGAAACGCAAGACAACCACGACGTACGAACCCCAGTCGGGTGTTCCGGCGGCAGTGACGGTCACCAACCCCAAGGGGCACAAGACTGTCACCGAGTACGAAGTGAACGGCGTGGTCAAGGCCACCAAGGATGTGAACGGCCGCAAGACGGAACTCGCGTACGACCCGCAGGGACGGTTGACCGGGGTGTGGCGGCCCGGTCGGGTCAAGGGCACCGACGGCCCGCACATCCGGTACGGCTACCAGCTGCGCAACGACGGCACCAGCTGGGTGTCCGCTGAGGAGCTGAAGGCGAACCAGAACTACCAGACCGGATACATCCTGTACGACGGCTTCATGCGCGCGCGGCAGACCCAGTCGCCCGCTTGGCTCGAACCGGGGACACCGCCGGGCCGGGTGGTCACGGACACGATCCACGACTCGCGGGGCGTCGTGGTCAAGCAGAACGCCAAGTACTACGCCGAAGGCGCGGCGGGCGGCACGTTGCTGACCTCGCCTGCCGGGGACGCGGCGATCCCGTCGCAGACCAGGCTGACCTACGACGGCGCCGCCCGTGTGGTGCGCTCCGAGCAGTTCACCAAGAACCAGCCCGCCTCGGCGGCGTGGTTCACCACCACCGAGTACCGCGGCGACATGACGGTCGTGACGCCTGCCAAGGGCGGCACCAAGACCGCGACCCTCGTCGACGCTCGTGGCAGGCAGACCGAGGTCCGGCAACTGTCCGCGGGGATCGACGTCACCACGACGAAGTACACGTACTCCAAGGCCGGTCAGCTGGACAAGATCACCGACACCAGCGGCAACGACTGGACCTACGGGCACGACGTGCTCGGCAGGACGGTGACCAGGAGCGACCCGGACAAGGGCGCGTCGGTGCTGACGTACGACGACGCCGGCCAGCTCAAGACCCGGACCGACGCACGCCAGAAGGTGATCACCTACGACTACGACGAGCTCGGCCGGACCACGGCGACGTGGGACGGCAACACCAAGCTGACCGAGCTGACCTACGACCCGGCCGGCGCGCTCGGCCAGGTGGCGACCAGCACCAGGTTCACCGGCGGCGTGCCGTACAAGTCGGAGATCGTCGGCTACGACGACGGCTACCGGCCGACCGAGGAGGTGATCACGGTGCCGGCCTCGGAGGCCGGTCTCGCCGGAACGTACCGGACGGTGGCCGAGTACAACCCGAACGGCACGTTGAAGAAGATCGTCACCCCGAAGCTGGGGGCGGACCTCGGCGGTGAGGAGGTCAAGTACGGCTACGACGAGTTCGGCCTGCTGAGCTCGGTCACCGGCAGCGAGACCTACGTCGGGTACACGCGGTACACCGAGTTCGGTGAGCCGGAGATGATCCGCCGTGGCAAGGTGAACGCCGAGACGTGGACGCGGTGGGACTACGGCGTGGTGACCCGCAGGGTCGCGCAGCTCGCCGTCGACCGGCGGGCGTCCACGACCTACGACTCCGACATGCGCTACACGTACGACGAGTCGGGCAACATCACCAAGCTGACGACGGCCATGCCCGGCCAGACGTTCGACGCGCAGTGTTTCGGGTACGACTACCTGCGCCGGATGACGCAGTCGTGGTCGACCGCGACGGACTGTGGCGGTGTCGGCCAGAACGTGGGCGGCCCGGCGCCGTACTGGACGTCGTACACCTACGACGCTGTCGGCAACCGGGCGACGGAGACCGAGCACGGCCTCGGCGGCAACCGCGACACCGTTCGCAAGTCGTCGTACCCGGCGGCGAAGCAGGCCCGTCCGCACGCTCCGCTCACGGTGACCGTCGATGGTCCGCAGGGAACGAAGACCGAGGCGTTCGGGTACACCGAGACCGGCACAGTCAAGTCCCGTCCGGGCCCGCAGGGTGTCCAGCAGTCGATGAACTGGGACACCGAGGACCGTCTTGCGTCCACTTCGGCCGGTACCGGATATGTGTACGGGTTGGACGGTTCGCGGCTGATCAGCCGCGACGACAAGGGATCGACGCTGTACCTGCCCACCGGTGAGGTCCGCTGGGACAAGACGGCCAACAAGGCGTCCGGCACCAGGTACTACCCGCACAACGGCAACGTGGTCGGTATGCGCACAGCCGTCGGGGTGACCTGGTTGTCCCAGGACACCAACGGCACGGATGTCGTGGCAGTGACCGGGACGACGGTGACAACTCGCCGGTTGGATCCATTCGGTGAGCTGCGGGGCGCTCCGGTGGCCTGGCCGTCGACGCGCGGGTTCGTCGGCGGTGTCACCGAGGCGGCCACGGGGCTCACGTCGCTGGGCGTGCGCGCCTACGACCCGGCTGGTGGCAAGTTCGTCGCCGTGGACCCGGTGCTGAAATCGTCCGATCCGGATCACCTCAACGGGTACAGCTACGCCAAGAACAGCCCGATCACGTTGAGCGACCCGGATGGCCGCATCCCGCGCAGCTGCCCGGACGGCGAATGCAAATTCGGTCCGTACCAGCCCGGCAAGGGCCCGGCGTCGACGTTCGACGGCGACGACGGCGACTGGGGACCGGCGAAGCTCACGACCCGGGGCAACCCGTGGCCGACGCACAAGCCGCTGGTGTCGGTCGTGCCGAAGGGACAGCCACGGCCGATGCAGAGCTGTGTCTTCGACAAGTGCCGTGTGATGAAGCCGTGGGAGGTCAGGCCCACCGAGTGCGCGAACGTCAGTGTGACCCAGCCGGAGTGCTCGAAAGCCCTGTCGAAGCAGGCGGGGGAGAAGAAGGCATGGGAGAACGAGCAGCACGCGAAGTGGGTCGAGGCGAACAAGCCGAAGAACGCCTTGACGGTCAGCATCTGCGGTGCCATTTGGGGACAGGTCGTCGGCATGGTCGGTGGCGAGGCGTGCCTCAACTTCGACCAGTACGGCATCGGGGTGTCGGCCGCGCGCAAGGGCGGCGCGGGCGCGTCCATCGGTGGTGGTCTCGACCTCGGCATCAAGGTCAGCCAGGGACACATCGAGGACCTCGGCGGGACAGGCACGTGGGCGGGGGTACCGATCGGCCCGGTCGGTGTCGAGATCTCGGAGAGCGACGACAAGGGCCCGATGGCGGTCGGTGTCTCCGGTGGGCTGTCGGCCGGGATCGGCGCACCGTCGTTCGGCCGTGAGGCCGCCACGTCGACCCGGTTGCACGGGTACAACCCATACGCGGAGGAGCGTTGA
- a CDS encoding DNRLRE domain-containing protein has translation MRRTLLLLVGLIALLVPQTPAMAASSATHQATETGWTAVLSTWPGQGYWNGGPLHEGRAPVGYQGWDAPSTIARSYFMFDTNPVRGKRVLRAEFVVWNSFSSTCLTTPVELWGATAISPQTTWSNQPQRWQLDQRYVPGAGQHCGPSQPISFDITSYVAQVAASGAPDVTFGLAGNEYDRTAFRKFDTSSSTGNRPQLLITYE, from the coding sequence GTGCGAAGAACTCTGTTGTTGCTCGTCGGCCTGATCGCCCTGCTCGTACCGCAGACACCTGCGATGGCGGCGTCCTCGGCCACGCACCAGGCCACGGAAACCGGTTGGACGGCGGTGCTGAGCACGTGGCCGGGTCAGGGCTACTGGAACGGCGGTCCACTGCACGAAGGGCGTGCCCCGGTCGGCTACCAGGGCTGGGACGCACCCAGCACGATCGCCCGCAGCTACTTCATGTTCGACACGAACCCCGTGCGGGGCAAGCGGGTGCTGCGTGCGGAGTTCGTGGTGTGGAACTCGTTCTCGTCCACCTGCCTGACCACGCCGGTCGAGCTGTGGGGCGCCACGGCGATCTCACCGCAGACCACGTGGAGCAACCAGCCGCAGCGGTGGCAGCTGGACCAGCGCTACGTCCCGGGCGCCGGGCAGCACTGCGGCCCGAGCCAGCCGATCAGCTTCGACATCACGTCGTACGTGGCGCAGGTCGCGGCATCCGGTGCCCCTGACGTGACGTTCGGGCTGGCCGGCAACGAGTACGACCGGACGGCGTTCCGCAAGTTCGACACCAGCAGCAGCACCGGCAACCGCCCGCAGCTGCTGATCACCTACGAGTAG